From the Sphingomonas aliaeris genome, one window contains:
- a CDS encoding Rossmann fold domain-containing protein gives MTLADLMAEAFARDEGVAIVYMTDGPASAIDRVREGTKAFTLVVVDSTSASVDRAMMLAAIGALAIELGPERRIGALDVGIDGAPADSVSAARFLAGAGSTTGQILALTANGQAGGLPRSQEPSESSTKR, from the coding sequence ATGACGCTGGCGGACCTGATGGCCGAGGCGTTCGCGCGCGATGAAGGCGTGGCGATCGTTTACATGACGGACGGGCCGGCATCCGCGATCGACCGAGTCCGCGAGGGAACGAAGGCGTTTACGCTGGTGGTCGTGGATAGCACCTCCGCATCCGTCGACCGGGCGATGATGCTCGCCGCAATCGGTGCGCTCGCGATCGAACTCGGGCCGGAGCGGCGAATCGGGGCGCTGGACGTGGGTATCGATGGTGCGCCAGCAGACAGTGTATCGGCCGCGCGGTTCCTCGCTGGCGCCGGATCGACCACTGGCCAGATCCTGGCGCTGACCGCGAACGGTCAGGCCGGGGGGCTTCCCCGGTCGCAGGAGCCGAGCGAGTCGAGCACGAAGCGATAA
- a CDS encoding DUF1285 domain-containing protein, with protein MPMPPLPDLSSLSLADIARLAEENRLPPVERWNPTHCGDSEMRIARDGTWFHQGSPIGRPAMVRLFSTILRREPDGGYVLVTPVEKLDIAVEDAPFQAVEVKIEGEGQGTTLAFRLNTGDIVTAGAEHPLRFESTDEGPRPYLHVRGGLEALVARPVYYELATLALAGDDQPPGIWSAGAFFPLENKA; from the coding sequence ATGCCGATGCCCCCCCTTCCCGATCTGTCCTCCCTTTCGCTCGCCGACATTGCCCGGCTGGCGGAGGAGAATCGCCTACCGCCGGTAGAACGCTGGAATCCCACGCATTGCGGTGACAGCGAAATGCGGATCGCGCGCGACGGCACATGGTTTCACCAGGGATCGCCGATCGGGCGCCCGGCGATGGTCCGATTGTTCTCGACGATCCTGCGGCGCGAACCCGATGGCGGCTACGTGCTCGTCACGCCGGTCGAGAAACTGGATATCGCCGTCGAGGATGCGCCGTTTCAGGCCGTCGAGGTGAAGATCGAGGGCGAGGGCCAAGGCACCACGCTCGCCTTCCGCCTGAACACCGGCGACATCGTGACCGCCGGCGCCGAGCATCCGCTGCGCTTCGAATCGACCGACGAAGGCCCCCGCCCCTATCTGCACGTCCGCGGCGGGCTGGAGGCATTGGTCGCGCGGCCGGTCTATTACGAACTCGCCACGCTGGCGCTGGCCGGCGACGATCAACCGCCCGGCATCTGGAGTGCGGGCGCCTTCTTCCCGCTGGAAAATAAGGCGTGA
- a CDS encoding tetratricopeptide repeat protein, whose amino-acid sequence MRTFAATLVVLGAMALPATALAQDHTGYRQIATGDYARAERSLASQLKAYPERPELMLNLAAVYRHTDRQQQARAAYEAVLAQPNVLMDLSGEKTAWSHNLARAGLGKLVGVQLSSR is encoded by the coding sequence ATGCGGACGTTTGCTGCCACCCTGGTCGTTCTGGGCGCTATGGCGCTACCGGCGACGGCGCTCGCGCAGGATCATACCGGCTATCGCCAGATCGCGACCGGTGACTATGCCCGTGCCGAGCGGTCGCTGGCATCGCAGCTCAAAGCCTATCCGGAACGTCCCGAACTGATGCTTAACCTCGCAGCCGTCTATCGCCACACGGATCGGCAGCAGCAGGCACGCGCGGCTTATGAAGCCGTCCTGGCGCAGCCGAACGTGCTGATGGACCTGTCGGGCGAGAAGACTGCCTGGTCCCACAATTTGGCGCGTGCCGGCCTCGGGAAATTGGTTGGCGTCCAGCTTTCGTCGCGCTGA
- a CDS encoding ParD-like family protein gives MGIVKIDDELHADVRRASGAMCRSINAQAEYWIRIGMLAEANPALSFAQIMRMQLAAANVRLPELGPELAAA, from the coding sequence TTGGGCATCGTGAAGATCGACGACGAACTGCATGCCGACGTGCGCCGGGCGAGCGGCGCGATGTGCCGCTCGATCAATGCGCAGGCCGAATACTGGATCAGGATCGGCATGCTGGCGGAGGCGAATCCGGCGCTGTCGTTCGCCCAGATCATGCGGATGCAGCTTGCCGCCGCCAACGTCCGCCTGCCGGAACTCGGCCCCGAACTCGCAGCCGCCTGA
- a CDS encoding ExbD/TolR family protein, translating to MAMAGGSDDGEPMMEMNMTPLIDVLLVLLIMFIITIPIQTHAVKVDLPVNDPNNKTQVIDPQKNKVVIDPAGTISWNGAPVDGVTLQQYLEQTTQIKPEPELHFQPDPQARYARVDEVLAVIKRSGVTKLGFIGNEQYRNDF from the coding sequence ATGGCAATGGCTGGCGGTTCCGACGACGGTGAACCGATGATGGAAATGAACATGACGCCGTTGATCGACGTCCTGCTCGTTCTCCTCATCATGTTCATCATCACCATCCCGATCCAGACTCACGCGGTGAAGGTCGATCTTCCGGTCAACGACCCGAACAACAAGACGCAGGTCATCGATCCGCAGAAGAACAAGGTCGTCATCGATCCTGCGGGCACGATCTCGTGGAATGGTGCACCAGTCGACGGCGTGACGCTTCAGCAGTATCTGGAGCAGACCACGCAGATCAAGCCTGAGCCCGAGCTGCACTTCCAGCCCGATCCGCAGGCGCGGTATGCCCGCGTCGACGAGGTGCTGGCCGTGATCAAGCGTTCGGGCGTGACGAAGCTGGGCTTCATCGGCAACGAGCAATACCGCAACGACTTCTGA
- a CDS encoding GNAT family N-acetyltransferase, whose amino-acid sequence MQIVPIADVSADAVEQLLDRAFGSARRARTAYRIREGMDALPAFSFAGVEDGTLIGTIQCWPIALDTDDGRSLPLIMLGPVAIEPLRQQGGLGRSLTAHALAAIDADSAAPAVMLIGDPEYYGRFFGFTATATAAWRVPGPVERHRLLARGADVPDAAGMLGPRVPACT is encoded by the coding sequence GTGCAGATCGTGCCGATTGCCGATGTGTCCGCGGATGCGGTCGAACAGTTGCTGGATCGCGCCTTCGGTTCCGCCCGCCGCGCCCGCACCGCGTATCGCATCCGCGAGGGCATGGACGCGCTGCCGGCGTTCAGCTTTGCCGGGGTCGAGGACGGAACGCTGATCGGGACGATCCAATGCTGGCCGATCGCGCTCGATACGGATGACGGACGAAGCCTTCCGCTGATCATGCTCGGCCCGGTGGCGATCGAGCCGCTGCGTCAACAGGGTGGGCTTGGCCGGTCGTTGACCGCGCATGCGCTCGCCGCGATCGATGCGGACAGCGCCGCGCCCGCGGTCATGCTGATCGGCGATCCCGAATATTACGGACGCTTCTTCGGTTTCACGGCGACGGCGACCGCCGCGTGGCGCGTTCCCGGCCCGGTCGAACGCCACCGCTTGCTCGCGCGCGGAGCGGATGTGCCCGATGCCGCCGGTATGCTGGGGCCACGCGTTCCGGCCTGTACCTGA
- a CDS encoding dihydroneopterin aldolase, translating into MDDSLTLEVHDLEVQVLTGIYSEETHLPQPLRISITLGMTCPDRFAPDTPLSASKNYLDLKHSATTALPEGVHFTLIEGVADHICETLFLQDDRVTWVEVKIVKLAISEAGEAIGMTLRRHRR; encoded by the coding sequence TTGGACGACAGTCTCACGCTCGAAGTGCACGATCTCGAAGTCCAGGTGCTCACCGGAATTTATTCCGAGGAAACGCATCTGCCGCAGCCGTTGCGCATATCGATCACGCTGGGGATGACCTGCCCGGACCGATTCGCGCCGGATACGCCGCTGTCCGCGTCGAAAAACTATCTCGATCTGAAACACTCGGCGACGACCGCGCTTCCCGAGGGCGTGCATTTCACGCTGATCGAGGGCGTCGCCGATCATATCTGCGAGACGTTGTTCCTGCAGGACGATCGCGTGACGTGGGTCGAGGTGAAGATCGTCAAGCTGGCCATTTCCGAAGCGGGCGAGGCGATCGGAATGACGTTGCGCCGCCACCGGCGATGA
- the dcd gene encoding dCTP deaminase: protein MSILSDRWIREQALATGMIEPFVDRQQRDGCISYGLSSYGYDARVSDEFKIFTNIDSAMVDPKDFAANSFVDRKTDVCIIPPNSFALARTVEYFRVPRDVLVICLGKSTYARCGIIVNVTPLEPGWEGHVTLEFSNTTPLPAKIYANEGACQFLFLQGNEPCEVSYADRAGKYMGQRGVTLPKL from the coding sequence ATGTCTATCCTGTCCGACCGCTGGATCCGCGAGCAGGCGCTCGCCACCGGTATGATCGAGCCGTTCGTCGATAGGCAGCAACGCGACGGCTGCATCAGCTATGGCCTGTCCTCCTATGGCTATGACGCGCGGGTGTCGGACGAATTCAAGATCTTCACCAATATAGACAGCGCGATGGTCGATCCGAAGGACTTTGCCGCCAACAGCTTCGTCGATCGCAAGACCGATGTCTGCATCATCCCGCCGAACAGCTTCGCGCTGGCCCGCACGGTCGAATATTTCCGCGTGCCCCGCGACGTGCTGGTCATCTGCCTCGGCAAATCGACCTATGCGCGCTGCGGGATCATCGTGAACGTCACGCCGCTGGAACCCGGTTGGGAGGGGCATGTTACGCTGGAATTCTCGAACACCACGCCCCTGCCCGCGAAGATCTACGCCAATGAAGGCGCGTGCCAGTTCCTGTTCCTGCAAGGGAACGAGCCGTGCGAGGTCAGCTATGCCGACCGGGCGGGCAAATATATGGGCCAGCGCGGGGTGACCTTGCCGAAGCTTTGA
- a CDS encoding cytidine deaminase has protein sequence MPDFTLDDTVRDTLIAAARDAATRAHAPYSNFGVGAALLLTDGSIVTGANFENASYGLSLCAETVALATANSAGRLADVVAVGVIGGAIRDGAVTGDTPVGPCGRCRQVINEAAQIGGRDIVVWCGSATGAQVDRHMLSELLPHAFGPADLGISTPPR, from the coding sequence ATGCCTGACTTCACGCTGGACGACACCGTGCGCGACACGCTGATCGCCGCCGCGCGCGACGCCGCCACCCGCGCGCATGCCCCCTATTCGAACTTCGGCGTCGGCGCGGCCTTGCTGCTGACCGATGGCAGCATCGTGACCGGGGCCAATTTCGAGAATGCCAGTTACGGCCTGTCGCTCTGTGCGGAAACCGTCGCGCTCGCCACCGCCAACAGCGCGGGCCGATTGGCGGACGTCGTCGCGGTCGGTGTGATCGGCGGCGCGATCCGTGACGGCGCAGTGACCGGGGACACGCCGGTCGGCCCGTGCGGCCGGTGTCGCCAAGTGATCAACGAAGCCGCGCAGATCGGCGGACGCGACATCGTCGTCTGGTGCGGCAGCGCGACCGGCGCGCAGGTCGACCGGCACATGCTGTCGGAACTGCTTCCGCACGCTTTCGGCCCGGCGGATCTGGGGATCAGCACGCCCCCGCGTTGA
- a CDS encoding ExbD/TolR family protein: MAISAGGDTEKPMSDINTTPLVDVMLVLLIIFLIAVPVAIQAVKVKLPSVKYDPTTTKPENVSLSITTDKEGKCAIYWNMTRVTHQELLDRAVTKLKAEIDRQGGVGNPALELPEAHIRGDVATPYQCIGGAIYTMQMAGFAKVGFISEPPPGEATARL; the protein is encoded by the coding sequence ATGGCAATAAGTGCTGGCGGTGATACCGAAAAACCAATGTCGGACATCAACACGACCCCGTTGGTCGATGTTATGCTCGTCCTGCTGATCATCTTCCTGATCGCGGTTCCGGTCGCGATCCAGGCCGTCAAGGTCAAGCTTCCCAGCGTGAAGTACGATCCGACGACGACCAAGCCGGAAAACGTGTCGCTGTCGATCACGACCGATAAAGAAGGCAAGTGCGCAATCTACTGGAACATGACGCGGGTGACGCATCAGGAACTGCTGGATCGCGCCGTAACGAAGCTGAAGGCGGAAATCGATCGGCAGGGCGGCGTAGGCAATCCTGCGCTCGAACTGCCGGAAGCGCATATCCGCGGTGACGTAGCGACGCCCTACCAGTGTATCGGTGGCGCGATCTACACGATGCAGATGGCAGGTTTCGCGAAGGTCGGGTTCATTTCCGAACCACCTCCGGGCGAAGCGACTGCCCGTCTGTAA
- a CDS encoding MotA/TolQ/ExbB proton channel family protein, producing the protein MMTTILAAGAAPAAGSNPYGFWEALEQGGVIAWTVFCILAFMSIVSFYIMFTKLFEQQKVMNQAKRVRQTFWSSPNLKEGAAKLEKNSAYRQIVDDGLAAQEQHTQLTDPVEAHDWLHGSLARSEATINSKLGGGLAFLATVGSVAPFVGLFGTVIGIYRALIKIGAAGQASIDAVAGPVGEALIMTALGLAVAVPAVLAYNWLQRRNKSIAEDLAAFSNDVLGFLASNGAVRPTARKAAPAAAVKPAATTTTAGTTPRA; encoded by the coding sequence ATGATGACCACCATTCTCGCCGCCGGTGCGGCACCCGCCGCCGGCTCGAACCCGTACGGTTTCTGGGAAGCACTCGAACAGGGCGGCGTTATCGCCTGGACCGTGTTCTGCATCCTGGCGTTCATGTCGATCGTGTCGTTCTACATCATGTTCACCAAGTTGTTCGAACAGCAGAAGGTGATGAACCAGGCCAAGCGCGTGCGTCAGACGTTCTGGAGCTCGCCTAACCTGAAGGAAGGCGCTGCCAAGCTCGAGAAGAACTCGGCCTATCGCCAGATCGTCGACGACGGCCTCGCCGCTCAGGAACAGCACACGCAGCTGACCGATCCGGTCGAAGCGCATGACTGGCTGCACGGTTCGCTCGCGCGTTCGGAAGCAACGATCAACTCGAAGCTGGGTGGCGGTCTCGCCTTCCTCGCGACGGTGGGTTCGGTCGCTCCGTTCGTCGGTCTGTTCGGTACGGTTATCGGCATCTACCGCGCACTGATCAAGATCGGTGCGGCTGGTCAGGCATCGATCGACGCCGTTGCCGGCCCGGTCGGTGAAGCACTGATCATGACCGCACTCGGCCTCGCCGTCGCCGTTCCGGCCGTGCTTGCCTATAACTGGCTGCAGCGTCGCAACAAGTCGATCGCGGAAGACCTCGCCGCCTTCTCGAACGACGTGCTCGGCTTCCTGGCATCGAACGGTGCGGTTCGTCCGACGGCTCGCAAGGCGGCTCCTGCCGCTGCGGTGAAGCCTGCTGCGACGACCACGACCGCCGGCACCACGCCGCGCGCATAA